The genomic region cttttttttttgtgtgttgtttttttttttgttattgttatcattCTTTTTATTACACTTTATCTGTCATGATCATCTCATTTGCTGTTTGTTCTATATGAGTGAGGCCATGTCATGTGTGTTTAGCTGCAGCGGTGAAAATATTCACCTTTTATCGTAAAACTACAGTAAagttttgaaatgttcttcttccttgaggtattttttcattttaactggtTGGATTGTCTTCCTATTCGATTCATGAGCAGcatacatgtttattattaaattTTGGCTTAGAGCAGGGGCATCAAACTCTTTTCAGTTCAGGAACCACATAcggcccaagttgatctgaagtgggccggatcAGTAAAATTATAACAtgataacctataaataacgacaactctaaatgtttcccttttttttagtGCAAAAATAACAAGTGCATTCTGTAATTGTTCACAATTAATTAACTATCttcggaaaaaaaaaacagctgttgtatttttggccatgatgagtctcatagttgggctgaatattttactctttaagcgctgaaacctgctgcaaacacaccaaacgcACAgattacccattcacctgacacagaatgtaatgtttactgcaaaagagcagatagattataataatgaagaaggtaaagttgattgttttggacccctcagctccagcaggaacagtctGCTTACTGGACagtgttaagataagataagatactcctttattcgtctcACAAccgggaaattcatggagttactgcagcaaacaaaaaggtgtacagtacaagaatttaacaagaatatatatatagaaaaaaaatgtcaatcaGAGACGAcggcttggccataattctcctgtcagccaccacctccacagggtccagttgttgtatgcaggggtgtagtgctcgTGTTAGTAGTtggtggatcatcttatagtgctctaaaaagtcttttatgaatctcaaccagattattcaaacagcaagtaatctattttctcacttcgGGCAAAAAGTCCTGGTGTGCTCCGTCAGTACTATGATTGTATACGACCCCcggaggacaaatttgaaatatttgttacttttattgagaatttgcagttaatgtcttctctgtaatttttcactttgcaaagtcattccaCAGGACGGAGTGGCTTAGAGCAACCAGTCATCTCTCTTTCCTAACCAGTCTAACCCCgtctaacctttttttttaaagatatatagTACCATTTAACCAACTGTCTGTACCCTGAACTTTCAGGAGCCGGTTAAGTCTGAGGAGGGCAGAGACATGGCCAACCGCATCAGTGCCTTTGGCTACCTAGAGTGCTCCGCCAAGACCAAGGATGGTGTGCGGGAAGTGTTTGAGATGGCTACCAGAGCGGCACTGCAGGTCCGCAAACGCAAGAAGAGGGGTGGTTGCCAGCTACTGTGAGGGGGGCAGAGTTTCCGGGCCAATCAGCTCCTGAGGGTAGACTccccctctcacacacagagcatcttagaaaaaccttaaaatcaatGGCTTCCGTGGACTATACTTACTTCACAGATGCAGATACGCCACAGGAGAATATGACAGACTGACACGcctgttttaaaagcaaacaaatcagtctttttttgaaaaactttaatttcctctactactactactactacactGTTTAGTTTCTTAGTTTTTCTGTACCAGCACACCAGCCTGTATGTGTGAAGGACCTGCCCCCTTCTCCATTAtgaatgtatgtttgtatttatatgtgCATATTTACAAATATATCATGCGTCTGCCTCTTTGTTGTGATGGTTTACAGAAAAGGGGTTCTAAGCGTACATGCTCTCTGCTCACTGTCTTTGCTCACAGcctcaattttttttctatatgttTTTGGTTTTGCATTAACAGTTTGGAACATTGCTTTTTCCCGCTAATATCACCTCGTCTCCTTCATTCATAATCAATCTACTTTTGTACCATTATAAATTTAAACCCTTTAAGTCATATGCCCTACATGCTCAGTCAGCAGAGCTCCGTCTTCCCCTTGTTTTTTCTGACAAAGAACCAAATTTGTACCCTCTTTTTCTCTGCGTGACTCCCCCTGAATTATACCTACATAAACTGATGTAGCACACACTACTTGTAAGGAGAGCTTTGGACTGCACCTCTGCCTCTCCCTTGGCGATGGCTTAAACTGGCACTGGGGACAGAGGTCTATTGTCACAAAGAATTctgtcacactcacactgaaTCTGACAGACTCGCCTCTTAGCAAGACGTAACCATCAGCCTCCTGTCTGAACTCGGCGCGGCTGGTTCACATCCAGTATGTAGCCACAATGTGTCACTATGTACTTGGTTTTCTGAGGAAATGTGTACAATGTGCACAAAATGTAACCGATGCCCACTGTGTGCAGCCATGTTCACTTTCAGCCCAAAAGTCAACTGACATCTTTCCTGACTGCTCAGTTGTCTTAACCGATGTGCCATCTCTTTAGTCGTCTCTCCAGGTCGTAAGTGCTCATTCCTCGTTGAAATCAGGGCTTTAACGTTGTATTAGACCGTAACTTGGCACACTAAGGACATTCCTTGAAATGTGTTTGGAAAGCTTGAATGCCGGAGTGTGGTAACTTGGACTAAAGTTTGTCTTCATTGGCTAAATATATGACATATCGGACCTGACAGAATTCATCAAGTACACAGAACATACATTTATCTTAAACATCTGTAttgagctttaaaatgaaacagtaactttgaacatttttcacCAATCTCCCACTTTGGTTAATGATCACAGGAGTTCTGAACTAAAAGTGACTACAGAAATTGGAGAAAACAAAACCTGAGTGCAGACTTCGTTTGTGGCCAAAACTAGTTTCATTTCCTCCGGTTGAGTATTCTCATTACTCAGCGACAGAATCATCAAACTAATTTTCTTCCAGGCAGCACTTGATGCAGTCAGTGTGTACATCTGTTCATACACAAAACAGGTCATGTGATGTGAGAGCCCTGAATAAACATTATCAAAGTGGATCTAATGGTCCCTGCATTGATCTTACCATCATAAGCTACATCTGAGGTgatcttccctttttttttagatcaatAGAGATCTGAAAGTTGTCGGCTTGGGCTAATTCCTGGACAGTGCCTCTTTGTAATGTTGAAACACTAGTTCAAGagaaaatgttgattgttatGACACTTTTCAAACAGGGTGGGGTGTGTTGAATGTCTGAATGAGACAAACATGttaataaagtatttttgaAATACTATGTAATATGTAACTGACGGTGTTTCTCAAAACATGACCCACATTGCAGacgctttttacttttttattcatattctgaCAGTCTATACAGCTTTCTGATTATCAAAATCACATAATTATACACATCATGTGAGTATAATATTTCCAAAAACATATGCAATTGTCTTAGGTTTGATTTGCTTACAGTGTTTCACATTAATTTCCATGTGGcacaaaaaaaacttaaattaacttcacacaaaaaaaacaccactgACATcaatcaaagtcaacaaatcaAGTTATTTCcagctctgcagcttgttgcaccagctgtgcataagttgagtccgaagttagggtgtaaagtccaccctaaaccaaacgttgaaactagttagtttgtaacttaagttgtgtcggTGTTTGATTTCACCACAGAAacataaggttcatcttaactagtaggccataacgtccaaactaaccaaaatattgttgcagatatgacgtttacacttccagcagccaatcagaggaaagcaccaattttgatgaaTTGTTATCTTTTGTGCCGAATCTTCTCGGAgctgaccaacagctgaaacaaactaatgTAAGGTGATGACTATAGCCTAAATCCTTCATCTACAGGGCCTATAATAATAGTGACATCAAGTGGTGAAATTATCAACTACTACATATGTTAATACTCAGGagtgcaaatcttggtcatcatatttttccaaaggatgtaatctctctcGGATATCGTGCTGCAGACATAATCTATttgggagaaccctctgtatctcctcctcCAAATTATCACACCTTTCAAAACGACGCGCCATGGCAGCCGATatactctacggaggactttacacctactaggaggtaagtgtaagaattaagttgtaacttaggctgacgttggaactatctcagctgacgttagtagagtgtaaactcctaaatgagaaattgtgttcaaactaggctacgtttgaacttacactcagctggtgcaacaggctgcaggtttgTATGTCACAGGATCAGCTGAACATTTACTGTGCTTCCATTTagggtttcatttttttttaacaagaaatACCAAACCGTTTTAAAACAGATCcttcaacatttaaattagGTTAATATCAATCAAAATAAGTTGAACCGAGTGACGATTTTACAATAGGAAAGAAACTCTTATGACTTGTGGCTCAACTTGGActtgagcactgatgactccGTCGTTGACTTGGGAATTGACTGCATCGGGACTCAGAAGATGAAGGGGAGGATTCTAATGTATTTTATCATTACAGACTTTTATTGTTTatgttagtttttttattaaaaggccctaaaaatgtattaagttTCAGAGTTTTTAGACACCTGTGAGTGATCCCACCAGAGCAGGATCAATGTGTCTCCCCTTAAAGAGAGGCGCAGTGCACGTTTATCCCTGACACACCACGTTAACTTCACTGTTAATTCAAATCTCCAGACATGCCAACAGAATCAGTCAGCATGTTAACTGGAACTTGTTGTCTGCACATCAGAAAGGTCtcagagtcagtccaggttcatacagtgAATAGTTTGGAATGAAACAGTGGTCCTACCTGTAATGAATAATGATTAAAGTGACGTTTTAACTCAGGCTGGGACTCAGGTACTGAGGGCTCTACTCAGATTCTTCTCTAGTGACTCAGTGACAGCAGGAAAGTATGAAGCAAAGAAAAGAATGATGTCATCACCCTTCTCACTCAGtagcagtgattttttttctgctattACAATTACATACTGCGTTCTCACCTTTACTTCTTGAAGACTTTTTACCAGTGAGCTGGCAGGTATACAGTAAGGTTGAAAAATCTGatgtttgcgttcacacatgcagccaacCAGAATACAgctgggtgatttttttcaagtGCAGTGCATATAAATAAGGGGTTTCAGTTACTGTCACTATCTGTTGGAAATTtatataaaatagaaaaataaatctgttaaataagtcatttaaaacaaatatttactgtCTACAAATAGTTTATAATCACTCGGTGTGAAACTAAGGTTTGCTCCTCTGAAAGTGTTGCTCTTGCAAACCACTGAGGTAGCTGGTGACGAGCTTCTGCTCTTAACCTGATTCACCTCCCTGATATTACGCATCTTTGGTTAAGTCCAGTGttattaaaacattacaaacCTGTACATTCATATTTAGGAATGTTTCTGTATTACAAATATAATATGAATAAGAGCTTTTATGGGAACTTGATACAATAAATGTAGAAATCTTGTTTTGAAGCTTTTGTTTCAAGCCTCTAGGATATAAATTTACCCAACAAGAAGCTAAATTAATCCTTTCAAGTGCTCAGGATGGAAGTCTGGGTTTTCCTTTCCCTCACAGGTCATTCCTCCACTCAGGGTCCAGGAGCTGCTGAGTGCCGCTCTCTGCGGTCTCCACTGGTAAGAGGAAATTCAAAGACATACAGTTTTAACATCAACTTAAAGAGTTAATTTGAAGGAGAATGTCAATCAAGAGAAGGATCTGTGTCCGATACCTTGTTCCTTGATCTCAATGTAGAGGGCAGAAAGCCTCGTCACCACATCCTCCTCGTCTTCTGTGGGGACATAACCAGTGTAACCTTCTTCATCTTGGCAGTACTGGATGAACCTACGGACAAGCACAAAGGGAAAATATAACAACATTAAACAGATTACTCTCTGtagttttgaattgaatttaaatgtttatgtttgtatgttgACAGTGAGAGACCAGAGGTTGTCCCATGACACATACCGGTCCCAGGTAGGATCAGTACTCAGCACTCTGGGGTTTCCCACAACAATCAGCAGGGCTTTAGCTCGAGTCACAGCGACATTGAATCTCTGAACAAAAAAAGCACAGTGTCAAAAAAACGTATACAGTTCACAAGAAAGTGTTGATGCATGTATTGTATTTTGATATTTACCTTCTCGTTCTTGACAAAGCCGAGGTTGAACTTTTGGTCTATCTCAACATAATCAGGGCTACTGCGAACTGTGGACACCATGATCACTTTCCTCTCCTGACCTTGGAACTCCTCGACAGAACCAACCTGACACAAATATGTAGATTTTGAATAACTGCccctgctgtttgtttctcagcACTTGTTCATGAAATACTCTGTTACCTTAAGGCCCTTCATGTCCTTAAACTTAAAGTCTTTCTCAACTTTTTCCAGTGCCTTTCGGATTTTCTGCACCTGTGTAAGCGCCAGACAAAACAGTTACAGCATCAATGTACCATGTAAACATAAATGAATGACAATCAGCTATATATTGTTCTATTGTGTGTCACTTAAATTCATTCTGACCTGTTTCCTGTAAGGTGCAATGATGCCAATGTCTCTGGGTGCGAGGGTGCCCTGACTCTTCCCCTGTGTCTCCAGTAGTTTCCGCACGTAGCTCATGAGCACCTCCACCTCTGCCACATTGAAGAATGAAGGACTGCTGGCCTCACGTGCATCGATACCCATCACACCATGGAAGATCACGGGAAAGCCCTATAAGATATTTGAgatgtaggggagaacagggttggttgtcatacgggttggttggcacactcgttatatctcgccaccagagggcactgtctctcaaattggagtattgacatttccagaattaggatcagagctcacctaaatagtcttctctggagtaagacagcttaacttgaggtgagaggacttcttgtgtttttcatgtcaaattgtaaatattcagctcctcagtatttttcttctaggattttaaacgatgggtttataacaaaacaagtgttacccttacaaagtgtgagaggaaagctatagtttatagttttattagctagctaactagttgttagatggttgttagccttgatgctagcaaaaaattccagttggggttggtcgtcacattctctttggggttggttgtcacatgtaacaaccaacccctatattggcaaaatcatgcatggtgaaatgagttggagtgtgcagaccctacatttgccattactgtaactcagacagtgactgcatgtagcctagttgagtagacCATTATTGTTacgcctatttgttttgttctttatgttgttatataggctggcctaaagatgtgtttcctgttcatggtccttgctcattttatgttaaaatgcattaagttatgtaggcctatcacttgtcagtgtaattaaactttcaaatttagttctgccttcttgccttttttaaaagattattcccattgaaataccattgtgacaaccaaccccatagtgtgtgacaaccatccccatagtgtgtgacaaccatccccatagtgtgtgacaaccatccccacagtgtgacaaccatccccatagtgtgtgacaaccaaccccatagtgtgtgacaaccaaccccatcacagggatggttgtcacacactatgtgtcagagtgtctttgatagttaattgccacTTTGTTACAATAAGtgaatgtaggaatgactattgaaagatgttttgaagatgagcaatcatcaaaacagtaaaaagtgtgacaaccgacCCCGTTCTCCCTACTTAAGGTATAAATGTGGTTTTGAAAATATTAGGCTTTAGATGTTTTCTGAGAGAACCTTTtcatgacgtgtgtgtgtgtgtgtgtgtgtgtgtgtgtgtgtgtgtgtgtgtgtgtgtgtgtgtgcgtgtgcgtgcatgcgtgtgtgctgAAAGGAGGCATCCGTACCTTCTTTGGGAGATATTCCCATCTGCAGTAGGAGTTGCGCAACATTTCATCCGCGCAAACCTGCAGCTCTCCATCATAGAAGAGCTCGTTGGGAACTTCCAGAATGGCAGGATGGGACCTGAGAAggataaaaaaatatcaaataataacaGAGCAAAGAGTCTAAAAACACCAAACATTTCTGTCAAGATATGACTCATCACAATCTCTGCCACCACACCTGTAGTTGAGAAGCAGTTTTGTGACAAAACGGTTGTCAAACACGCCCTCGTTTTTCTCGTACAGAGGGAAGTTATTCATCAGTCGCTCCAGAAGGGACACTCCTGCAGCAAACAGAGCCTTTTAACTCCAGAAGTTCACACAACAGTAAAAGCAAACATAGGTCTTCTGTTGTAATCAGGGAGTTGATAACAGGACAGAAAATATAGATGACAGCTTTTCTCACCCATGCCGTATTTCAGAGCGAAGGGGGATCGAAGAATGGGCCCCAGCTGCTTGGGATCTCCAGCAAGAACGACCTGGCAAGTGTCTGCACTGAGTAGTCCTATGTGTCCCAGGGATAACAAAAAATTAACCAACATATAAAACAAGATGTGCACAGTTAACAAAGGTCtttattctctttcttttacCTGCCAGGGGGACTATGCATTCAGTCTCAATGGCATGTCCTGCCTCGTCCACGAACACGTGAGTGAAATGACCAGCAGGGATGTTTCCGGAGACCATCCTTCATGGATCAGAGGGTAAAAGAAACGTATTCCCTTATTCACTGGTTACTTCCAATGGCAAAGTTTGTATGTCAATACTGTAGTTAAcggtgaaatgttttttaatggtGTCATGCAGATGAGCAAACTTTCTCTACCTTCCAGCAGTTAACAGTGTGGTGACCATGATCTTATACTCCATCAGCTTTTCTTTTGCAGGATAAACATAACATTCCCCAACCAGGTTAGTGCAATCCTGTGAAAGTGGAAGTGTCCATGCACAAAAACTCAGTGAGACGATATAATACAATAGTACCCAACACGTAAACGAACAGCAATGCAGCGTGACAGCTTTATAATGCTTCCTGGATCATTTTATCTTCTGTGCTATGCTTCTCAAGTCCACTAGGGGGTATAATATCACTGCATCAAACATaatcccctttaaaaaaaaaaaaaacctcaagcaTCAAATACACCAGCACTGACCTTGATTTCTACTGGAACATATCTTGGATCCCTGCTGCTGGCGTACATGCGGAACACTTTATTCCTGTCCACATGATCCAGAATCTTCTTGCAGAGCAGATCGGCAGCACTGTTGGAGGGAGCACAGGCCAGGATGTGACAGGAGTCCTGCCTCTTCTCTATCTGTTTGATGGCCTCCACCACAGTCACAGTCTTCCCTGAACAGATAATCATCAGAATCAACTGGTCTGACTTGATGGCAGGCAGATGGTAGATTGTACATCAAACCCAAATAGCTAAAGAAGTGTGTCTCAATTGAGTTTGAAGACAGAGTAGTATGTTGAGGCTTGCTGTACCTGTTCCAGGAGGGCCAAACACCAGGTAAGGGGCAGGTTTGGATGTGCCAGCTACAATGTGTTGAACAGCCTTGTACTGCTCTTCGTTTCTCTCTAGTTTTGAGTCAAACAGCCTGTTAGGAGGAAGGCAGAGGGACAGACCTTTGACACCAGTGCTTGGTCAAATGTGGAATAAGTCATTATGTGTATGTGCACAGTAAATCAAACACTGTCACGCAGGTAGCTGGTGTAGGGCTGACAATTTAACTTCCCCCTAAGattttaaaaccagaaaaacCCAATAAGGCAATATCCTTCTATGCTGTCTGAAGGCATACGTCTGACTCTAATGTGTGCATAGAGGCTGTTGGACACCTTACGAAGCCATCACTCTTAAATTAGCATTGATTTCAGATTCTGTcctttacatttcaaatcaatctCCCAGCACAAGTTGGATCAGGAAATCCTTTCTACAAATATACCTGCAGAAATATGTTGAGAGAGGAGCCCTACAGACACCTCTGCCAGCTAACACATCGCACTGAATAAAAAGATGCACCAGTATACAGTCGAAAGTACATGAGTATGTCTAACTTTAGAGGGGGAAGCTCGGGTTGCAGAGAGTAGAGGTTGCCTGCTGAAGGGAACAACACCTCTCGAATGCCGTATTCAACTGCCAGCTCAGCCGCTCTGTGCTGAACACGCATAGTCAGGCGGTTCACAGTGAACTCGACGTGGAACTTCATGCCATCTATGAAACGAGACAGCAatctgtagaaaaaaaacacccacaaaaaaatctgagtgaatctctgtttcaaaaatgtttcaaatgagtcaaagaaatacatttttagttttatttactGCATGTTAATGTAATGTGATGAACCTACTGTGAGTTGAAGCCGAGTCTGACGCTGTCCAGCTGCACACTGTGGACATAGCCGCGGTATTTCACCTTTGTTTCTCCGACAGGATAGGCCAGCAATGAATCCCCTCTGAGCACAGATGGGCGGTTCTCAGAGACACCAGGTACCTGACAGGTAAACATGTGGCAGCGTTTAGTAATAATCCATAAAGAAATACAGCTAAAagagacagaataaacagaacTGTTTTTGCAAGGGAGTCAGTTAATATTAACCTCCAGAACAAGAAGTTTGCTGTTGGAACGATCTCTAGTCATGACAGCCGGCTCTCTGTCGTTGTTGGGGATGTTGTATTTCTTGATGTCAACCTCCATCTGTTGCTCCTCCAGAAacagctgcagctgaaacttCTCATGGTAGTTCTCCCAGCTCAAGTCACTCTCCAGCACGTTCTTTCTAAATACAGTAGAGAAAATTGAACGTACTGGCATTTGGTTAGAGTTCACGCAGGTTTTCCTGTGATTGGaaaaaacacatcctcattATTTTCTATGTTTGGCTTCAGGCACTGCATGAGGACAGGGAAAGATCCAGATCTTAGTTAAACATCAATAATACTGTTGTCATGTAATTGATACAGGAGTTGGTGGcataaaacaaaaagcattaaaatgcTATCACAAAACATTTGATGAAGCTGCAGTCTCTACCAATCAAAATTGTGTTgccagatcagatttttttaaccaCCAAAAAAGTGGTTTATagacattttatatatttattatcaacattttcacactgaattaattttttcttttaccaAATTAGATAATTAATTACATTTCTTCATTATGTTTAAACAAAACCTTTTCCATCTGGCATCAAAGCTAATAGGCTGTTGCAAGATAGTTGAAATACTTGAGTGTGtaaatgtgacatttaattTAGCTATATGTTCGTTTAGTTCTTTCTGTATCTATTAATCCAGTGCTTTCCTTCACTACTGACCTAACAAAGGAAATAACAGTACTGAACTGACCTATCAGAGCAGTAAGTGGGGATGTTCAGTGACTGGATGAGCTGGTCCATATACCCTGGGATTCGATATGGTTTCAGCTCAACCACATTTTGTAGCTGCATTACTGACAGCCTGGACAGAAATCAAATGCACAATGTTAACACATCACACAAAGATTTACAGCATCTTCATTTCTACTGTATATTCAACAGCCATACCCTTCAGGTCTCTGTCCATCCACAATGTTGTAATCAACTTTAGGAGTCCAGGCAGGGAGCGGGAGAGGTCTGTAGGGGGCTACAGGTGCAAGCTCCAGTCCTAAGGCAGTTATGCACTGGGCCTCAATGTAGCGCACAATGTGGAACGCAGTGGTGGACTCCAGGTCTGGTTTGAATTCAAATGCAAGTGCGGCTGGATAGAAACCAACTGTTTCGCAGCGGAGGAGAACCTGGACATTATAGCTTTGACCTATAAGCAGAAATCAAAAGGTGATCAAGTTTTCTTCTTATTGGTAGTTTACTCCGTCTATCATTTCTCTGAGATGTGAAACCATGATTCAAGACATTAATGCTTCAGTTCCTTATTTGCATGTAGTACCTGGTTTTAGACACAGAGGGTTTGTCTTGGTCACTTTTCTCTCATCTCTCAGTGTGAAGTGCCTGAGCCAGTGCAGTGGGGTGTA from Notolabrus celidotus isolate fNotCel1 chromosome 11, fNotCel1.pri, whole genome shotgun sequence harbors:
- the LOC117822077 gene encoding putative helicase mov-10-B.2 isoform X2, whose translation is MTIGLDFYEFLKESNRASITERIELRDIYNDEFRSRTPGSKDPNFGSVLHALKVSRKITRRKDKIRFNATVKAVYVDQWHSHSVRRPEPVQWGAASPQDVQNAISGDEAETGVRARRRLACLLKTSLQTHRTQFISDKRGICISSDHEFDNGTLSLRVDETYECTVNLTVENTGTEPVYFTYYTPLHWLRHFTLRDERKVTKTNPLCLKPGQSYNVQVLLRCETVGFYPAALAFEFKPDLESTTAFHIVRYIEAQCITALGLELAPVAPYRPLPLPAWTPKVDYNIVDGQRPEGLSVMQLQNVVELKPYRIPGYMDQLIQSLNIPTYCSDRKNVLESDLSWENYHEKFQLQLFLEEQQMEVDIKKYNIPNNDREPAVMTRDRSNSKLLVLEVPGVSENRPSVLRGDSLLAYPVGETKVKYRGYVHSVQLDSVRLGFNSQLLSRFIDGMKFHVEFTVNRLTMRVQHRAAELAVEYGIREVLFPSAGNLYSLQPELPPLKLFDSKLERNEEQYKAVQHIVAGTSKPAPYLVFGPPGTGKTVTVVEAIKQIEKRQDSCHILACAPSNSAADLLCKKILDHVDRNKVFRMYASSRDPRYVPVEIKDCTNLVGECYVYPAKEKLMEYKIMVTTLLTAGRMVSGNIPAGHFTHVFVDEAGHAIETECIVPLAGLLSADTCQVVLAGDPKQLGPILRSPFALKYGMGVSLLERLMNNFPLYEKNEGVFDNRFVTKLLLNYRSHPAILEVPNELFYDGELQVCADEMLRNSYCRWEYLPKKGFPVIFHGVMGIDAREASSPSFFNVAEVEVLMSYVRKLLETQGKSQGTLAPRDIGIIAPYRKQVQKIRKALEKVEKDFKFKDMKGLKVGSVEEFQGQERKVIMVSTVRSSPDYVEIDQKFNLGFVKNEKRFNVAVTRAKALLIVVGNPRVLSTDPTWDRFIQYCQDEEGYTGYVPTEDEEDVVTRLSALYIEIKEQVETAESGTQQLLDPEWRNDL
- the LOC117822077 gene encoding putative helicase mov-10-B.1 isoform X1 — its product is MLSKRFNTTSLCQIGLDFYEFLKESNRASITERIELRDIYNDEFRSRTPGSKDPNFGSVLHALKVSRKITRRKDKIRFNATVKAVYVDQWHSHSVRRPEPVQWGAASPQDVQNAISGDEAETGVRARRRLACLLKTSLQTHRTQFISDKRGICISSDHEFDNGTLSLRVDETYECTVNLTVENTGTEPVYFTYYTPLHWLRHFTLRDERKVTKTNPLCLKPGQSYNVQVLLRCETVGFYPAALAFEFKPDLESTTAFHIVRYIEAQCITALGLELAPVAPYRPLPLPAWTPKVDYNIVDGQRPEGLSVMQLQNVVELKPYRIPGYMDQLIQSLNIPTYCSDRKNVLESDLSWENYHEKFQLQLFLEEQQMEVDIKKYNIPNNDREPAVMTRDRSNSKLLVLEVPGVSENRPSVLRGDSLLAYPVGETKVKYRGYVHSVQLDSVRLGFNSQLLSRFIDGMKFHVEFTVNRLTMRVQHRAAELAVEYGIREVLFPSAGNLYSLQPELPPLKLFDSKLERNEEQYKAVQHIVAGTSKPAPYLVFGPPGTGKTVTVVEAIKQIEKRQDSCHILACAPSNSAADLLCKKILDHVDRNKVFRMYASSRDPRYVPVEIKDCTNLVGECYVYPAKEKLMEYKIMVTTLLTAGRMVSGNIPAGHFTHVFVDEAGHAIETECIVPLAGLLSADTCQVVLAGDPKQLGPILRSPFALKYGMGVSLLERLMNNFPLYEKNEGVFDNRFVTKLLLNYRSHPAILEVPNELFYDGELQVCADEMLRNSYCRWEYLPKKGFPVIFHGVMGIDAREASSPSFFNVAEVEVLMSYVRKLLETQGKSQGTLAPRDIGIIAPYRKQVQKIRKALEKVEKDFKFKDMKGLKVGSVEEFQGQERKVIMVSTVRSSPDYVEIDQKFNLGFVKNEKRFNVAVTRAKALLIVVGNPRVLSTDPTWDRFIQYCQDEEGYTGYVPTEDEEDVVTRLSALYIEIKEQVETAESGTQQLLDPEWRNDL